The Rhizobium sp. WSM4643 genome contains the following window.
ACCAGGATGGTCTGGTGCATGTGTCCCAGCTTGCCGATCGCTTCGTCAAGGATCCCCACGAGGTCGTCAAGGCGGGCGATGTCGTCAAGGTGCGGGTTGTCGAAGTCGACGCCAAGCGCAAGCGCATCGGTCTTTCCATGCGACGCGACGATGGTTCGTCGGCGCCGCCGCCGCGCGGTGATTCTCGTCCAAACCAAGGGGCGCGGCCGCAGAATGAACGCCGGCCTGCGGCTCAGAAACCGGAAAGCCAGGGCGCATTCGGCGCGGCACTTGCCGAAGCCATGAAGCGAAAATAGGGGTTTAGCCGGCATTTCGGCAAAAATGCAACAGTTTGGCAGCGTTCTGAACGGAGTGCTAAATCCGGCGCTTGTAAGGCGAAAGAGAGCGACTAAGTTGATGTGACCATCCTGTCACATTTGCGAGGCGTGCATGGCGTCGGCATTCTTATCGATCGTCCAGCAAATCGTCCGCAAGGGTTCGTTGAAACTTACCCTTGCCAATGGCGAAACCCACACGATCGGCGACGGCATGGGTGAACCCATTGTCGCCCGCCTTGCCGATCAGGAGGCCGAGGACGCCATCCGGCGCGACCCGACCATGAAGCTCGGTGAAATGTACATGCAAGGCCGGTTCATTCTCGAACAGGGCAACATCTACGATTTCCTGTCGCTGGTGAAACAGAACACCACCAATGAAATCTTCGATTTCAAGATGGCGGCACTGCTGCTTGGCCGCATTGCCTGGCAGCAGCTGAAGAGCCGCGTGCCGGTCAATCGCAACAAGCACAATGTCGCCCATCATTACGACCTGTCGGCCAAGCTCTTCGATCTTTTCCTCGACGAGGACTGGCAATATTCCTGCGCCTATTTCGAACCCGCCGGCATCAGTCTCGATGAGGCGCAGCTCGCCAAGAAGCGCCATATCGCCGCCAAGCTTCTGCTCGAGCCGAACCAGCGCATCCTGGAGATCGGCTCCGGCTGGGGTGGCATGGGCATGTACCTGACGGAGGCGACCGAAGGTGCCGAGTTCACCGGCATCACACTGAGCGAGGAGCAGCTCAAGGTCTCGCGCACGCGCGCCGAAAAGCGGGGCCTTGCCGACCGGGTGCGGTTCGAACTGCAGGACTACCGCACCATGACCGGCCGGAAGTTCGACCGCATCGTCTCGGTCGGCATGTTCGAACATGTCGGCATCGGCAATTACGGCAATTTCTTCCGTAAGGTGTCTGACCTCCTCGACGACAACGGTGTGATGGTGCTGCATTCGATCGGCCGCCCGAAGCCGAGCTTTGCCACCAATGCCTTCATCGAGAAATATATCTTTCCCGGCGGCTATATCCCGTCCGTCGGCGAGGTCGTGCCGCCGCTCGAAAAAGCAGGGCTGCTGGTCAAGGATATCGAAATCCTGCCGATGCATTATGCCTATACGCTACGCCATTGGCGCGAGCGTTTCGTGGCACGCAAGGCCGAAGCGGTGGCGCTTTACGACGAGCAGTTCTTCCGCATGTGGGAATTCTATCTGGCCGGTTCCGAAATGGGCTTCCGCTGGGACGAGCTCTTCATCCTGCAGATTCAGATCGCCAAGAACCAGTTCGCCGTTCCCGACAATCGCAATTACATCGCCCGCAACGAAGCCAAGCTGAAGGAATTCGAGGCGAGGCGCGCCCCGCTGGAAAAGGTGACGTTCTAATCCCGCGGAAGTGCTGCTTCCGCTGGCGGTTTAGCCGAGGGACCGATTCTCATGAAAGGACGTGCCAATGAGCAGTGCGTTTCCCGAGACCTATCTAGTCCGCCACGGTGAAACCGAATGGAGCCTGTCCGGGCGCCATACCGGACGCAGCGATATTCCCTTGACGGCGAACGGCGAGGCTGCCGCCCGCAAACTCGCCGGCCGGCTGGCGGGCCTTACCTTCTCCGCCGTCTGGTCGAGCCCGTCCGAGCGGGCCCGCAAGACCTGCGCGCTCGCCGGCTTCGGATCGGACGCGGTGATCAAGGACGATCTCGCCGAATGGGACTACGGCGCTTATGAAGGCATCACCACAAAGGCGATTCTGGCGGAGCGCCCCGGCTGGCAGCTCTTTCGCGACGGTTGCCCGAATGGCGAATTCGCCGCCGATGTCGGCGCCCGCGCCGACGCCGTCATCCATGCGCTTCGCGAAACGGCCGGCACCATCCTGATCTTCTCCAGCTCGCATTTCCTGCGCGTCCTCGCTGCCCGCTGGCTGGGTCTGCCGCCGGAAGGCGGCGCGTATTTCTCGCTCGATACGACGAGTATCAGCGTGCTCGGCTACGAGCACGATCTGATCGAACCGGTCATCCGCCGCTGGAACCAGAGATAGGGAAGCGGGGGAGTGGTTTTGCGGAATTCGATAGCAGATGCCACCAGGGTGTGGCCCCCTTGCATGTTCAAACTGCATCCGTTGATGATGGGTGCGACCCCTGGGGGATGGCCATCCCCCAGGGGTCGGACGGGCGGGACCGTAACCCCCTTGGCGTGAACCGGGGATGAGCCTGGTCCGCCCGTCCTTCGCGTTTGTCCTGAACAGATAGTGGGGAGCAGGTCCCGTATGCAAGGCAAGGTATCGTCCGAACGCACCGCGATGGCGACAGTTTATGTCGGCATCGATGTCTGTAAAGAGTGGCTGGACATTCATCTGCATCCTCTCGGCCGCAGTTTTCGGGTGACCAACGACACGGCCGGCCTGCGCCGCCTCAAGCGGGAGCTCGATGCGCTTGACCAGATGCCGCGCTCGGCGCTGCGTATCGTCATGGAAGCGACCGGCAAGTGGCATCGCGCCGTCCAGCGCTCGCTGCATGCCGATGGCTTTTACGTGTCGGTCGTCGACCCGCTGCGCGCCCGGCTGTTTGCCAAAGCCTGCGGCTTTCTCGCCAAGACCGATCGGCTCGATGCGCGGTTTCTGGCCATCATGGGAGAAGCCCTCAAGCCCGCACAGACCCCACCGCCGGACCAAGCGCTGGAAGCCCTGCAGGAACTGGTCAATGCCCGATCTGCCGCCAATGGCGAACGCACCGCCCTGTCCAACCGGATGAAGACGGCCGTGACCGCCTTCCTGCGCAAGGAACTGACGCGCCGGCTTGCCGCGCTCGACACTCATATCGCAAGACTGGACGCCGAGATCGAGCGCAGCATCTGCGCCGATCCCGAGATGCGCCGCCGCCTCGACATTCTCATCTCCATTCCCGGCATCGGAGCCGTCACCGCCGCAAGCCTGATCGCTGGCCTTTGCGAACTTGGCGCCTGCTCCGGCAAGCAGGCCGCCATGCTGACCGGCCTTGCGCCGATTGCCTGCGAAAGTGGCGAGCGGGCCGGACATCGCTCCATCAGGGGCGGACGCCCAGCACCCAGGAACGCCATCTACATGGCCGCCCTGTCCGCCTCCCGTCACAACCCGGACCTCGCACGCTTCGCCGCAAGGCTGAAGAAAGTCGGAAAACCCAATAAGGTCGTCCTCGTCGCCGTCATGAGAAAGCTCATCGTCCTGGCAAACACCCTCATCACCAAAAACCGCATCTGGACACCAAATCCACCTTGACACCAAACACAGATGCTCATCCGACCCTTCGGGCCACCTTCTCCCCGAGGGGAGAAGAGGGGAGGAAGGCGCGCCGACACTGCCAAACGAACCCGCCTGCTCAACGGTACGCCATCCAATGGGGTTGCTGACGAAGCGGCATTCTCCCTCTTCTCCCCTCGGGGAGAAGGTGCCCGTAGGGCGGATGAGGGGGCCGCACGGCACCGACTTTCATGAGCGCCCTTTGTTTCACCGTGGTTAACATTGGGGTAACGACATCAGGATAGATGTAGCGAGCGCCGCTCTCCGCGGCTTTGTTTTTGCTTTTTCTGGAGTGCGGACGTGTCTCATCGATCAGTCGTATCGATCTCTCTGGCTATTGCCATTTCATCTCTAGGTTCGGCGGCCGCCCAGGAAAGCGGCCAGCACTTCTGGTCCGGCGACTGGTATTTGAGCGTCGGCGTCGCCGGCTTCTCCGCCCCGAAATTCGAGGGCTCGTCGCACAACGAATTCAAGTTCAGCCCACTGATCTCGGTTGGCCGCCAAGGCGCCGGCCAGCGTTTTTCCTCGCGCAACGATAATCCGTCCTTCGCCCTCGTCGACAAGGGTGCCTTCCGTGCCGGCATCGTCGGCAGATTCGTGCCGTCGCGCGATGACAGCGACGGCAGCGAGCTGAAGGGCTTGAAGAAGGTCAAATGGGGCGCGGAAGCCGGCGCTTTCCTAGAAATTTACCCGACCGATTTCCTTCGCGCCCGCGCCGAAGTCCGCCAGGGCATCCGCTCGCATGACGGCATTGTTGCCGATCTCGCGGTCGATGCCTTCACCGATATCGCGCCCGACCTGCAACTATCAGGCGGCCCGCGCGCGACCTTCGCCACCAGCGGCTATTACGACGCCTATTACGGCGTCAACGCCAAGCAGGCGGCGGCAAGCGGCCTTGATCCTTACAAGCCCTCATCTGGCATCCAGTCTTATGGCGCCGGCACGGCACTCACCTGGAAGGCGACTGAAAACCTCTCGGCCAGTTCCTTCCTCGAATATAAGCGGCTGGCAGGTCCTGCCGCCGACAGCAGTCTCGTGCGCGAGCGTGGCTCGAAGAACCAGGTCCTGGTCGGGGTCTCGGCGACCTACAAGTTCAATTTCTCACTGCAGTGATTGACGGCGCCGCGGTCCTTTCCGGATATGCGGCGCTGTAACGCTTTGAGTTGGCACATAACTTCACGCCTGGATCGATCCCGGTCTGAGGAACGATGCAAGTGGCATTGCAATGGTCGCTTCTTGACCGGATCGGCGGTCCGCCGCTAGATGAGCGGCATGCACGATACCGGCGATTTCAACGATCGCGTCTCCGACGCACCTTCCGATAACTGGGTCTACCGGATCCTGCCGCCATGGCTTTGGCCCTATGCGCAGCTCGCGCGCTGGGATCGCCCGATCGGCTGGCAGTTGCTGATGTGGCCGTGCTTCTGGTCGGCGACGCTTGCCGCCAATGCGGCGATCGGTGAGGGGATCTATTCCGGCAGTGTGCTGGTGTCTCACCTGTTCCTCTATTTCATCGGCGCGGTCGCCATGCGCGGCGCCGGCTGCACCTATAACGATCTCGTCGACCACGAGATCGACATGGAAGTGGCGCGCACGCGGTCGCGTCCGCTCCCCTCCGGCCGCGTCAGCCGCCGACGGGCGAAGATCTTCATCGGCCTGCAGGCGTTGGTCGGCCTCTTCGTGTTGCTGCAGTTCAACTGGCTCAACGTCTTCCTCGGCGTACTCTCGCTCGGGATCGTGGCGTTTTATCCCTATGCCAAACGCTTCACCGACTGGCCGCAATTCTACCTCGGACTTGCCTTCTCCTGGGGCGCGCTGATGGGCTGGGCCGGCATTTTTGGCGGCCTCTCCTTTGCAGCCATCCTGCTCTACGCCGCCTCCGTCGCCTGGACGATCGGTTATGACACGATCTATGCGCATCAGGACAAGGAGGATGACGAGCTGATCGGCGTC
Protein-coding sequences here:
- a CDS encoding SAM-dependent methyltransferase; protein product: MASAFLSIVQQIVRKGSLKLTLANGETHTIGDGMGEPIVARLADQEAEDAIRRDPTMKLGEMYMQGRFILEQGNIYDFLSLVKQNTTNEIFDFKMAALLLGRIAWQQLKSRVPVNRNKHNVAHHYDLSAKLFDLFLDEDWQYSCAYFEPAGISLDEAQLAKKRHIAAKLLLEPNQRILEIGSGWGGMGMYLTEATEGAEFTGITLSEEQLKVSRTRAEKRGLADRVRFELQDYRTMTGRKFDRIVSVGMFEHVGIGNYGNFFRKVSDLLDDNGVMVLHSIGRPKPSFATNAFIEKYIFPGGYIPSVGEVVPPLEKAGLLVKDIEILPMHYAYTLRHWRERFVARKAEAVALYDEQFFRMWEFYLAGSEMGFRWDELFILQIQIAKNQFAVPDNRNYIARNEAKLKEFEARRAPLEKVTF
- a CDS encoding histidine phosphatase family protein, translating into MSSAFPETYLVRHGETEWSLSGRHTGRSDIPLTANGEAAARKLAGRLAGLTFSAVWSSPSERARKTCALAGFGSDAVIKDDLAEWDYGAYEGITTKAILAERPGWQLFRDGCPNGEFAADVGARADAVIHALRETAGTILIFSSSHFLRVLAARWLGLPPEGGAYFSLDTTSISVLGYEHDLIEPVIRRWNQR
- a CDS encoding IS110 family transposase, whose amino-acid sequence is MQGKVSSERTAMATVYVGIDVCKEWLDIHLHPLGRSFRVTNDTAGLRRLKRELDALDQMPRSALRIVMEATGKWHRAVQRSLHADGFYVSVVDPLRARLFAKACGFLAKTDRLDARFLAIMGEALKPAQTPPPDQALEALQELVNARSAANGERTALSNRMKTAVTAFLRKELTRRLAALDTHIARLDAEIERSICADPEMRRRLDILISIPGIGAVTAASLIAGLCELGACSGKQAAMLTGLAPIACESGERAGHRSIRGGRPAPRNAIYMAALSASRHNPDLARFAARLKKVGKPNKVVLVAVMRKLIVLANTLITKNRIWTPNPP
- a CDS encoding MipA/OmpV family protein → MSHRSVVSISLAIAISSLGSAAAQESGQHFWSGDWYLSVGVAGFSAPKFEGSSHNEFKFSPLISVGRQGAGQRFSSRNDNPSFALVDKGAFRAGIVGRFVPSRDDSDGSELKGLKKVKWGAEAGAFLEIYPTDFLRARAEVRQGIRSHDGIVADLAVDAFTDIAPDLQLSGGPRATFATSGYYDAYYGVNAKQAAASGLDPYKPSSGIQSYGAGTALTWKATENLSASSFLEYKRLAGPAADSSLVRERGSKNQVLVGVSATYKFNFSLQ
- the ubiA gene encoding 4-hydroxybenzoate octaprenyltransferase, which encodes MHDTGDFNDRVSDAPSDNWVYRILPPWLWPYAQLARWDRPIGWQLLMWPCFWSATLAANAAIGEGIYSGSVLVSHLFLYFIGAVAMRGAGCTYNDLVDHEIDMEVARTRSRPLPSGRVSRRRAKIFIGLQALVGLFVLLQFNWLNVFLGVLSLGIVAFYPYAKRFTDWPQFYLGLAFSWGALMGWAGIFGGLSFAAILLYAASVAWTIGYDTIYAHQDKEDDELIGVRSTARLFGDRTRQWLIGLYGLTLVLMFIAFVLAGANLIAFLALLGAAGMFAWQIVRLDINDADQCLALFKSNNRVGLIIFFGLFISLLFAIP